A single genomic interval of Isorropodon fossajaponicum endosymbiont JTNG4 harbors:
- the aroE gene encoding shikimate dehydrogenase, with product MYKFAVFGNPIKHSLSPNIHTQFAQQTGFEVSYDKILAPIDDFSSSAQAFINQGTNGFNITVPFKLDAFEFANELTLNAQTAGAVNTIKIEQDKIIGENTDGIGLVNDLTHNLGIELEDKVILILGAGGATQGILLPLLKQQPNRVMIANRTPSKAIKLAKDFAKFGKTCGFGLDKIKHNPVDIIINATSASLDGRMPGIASGVANNAICYDLMYGKQTPFMDWATTNHGSMISDGLGMLVEQAATAFEFWTGVKPNAKQVLSSLRR from the coding sequence ATGTACAAATTTGCTGTTTTTGGCAATCCGATTAAACATAGTTTGTCGCCAAATATTCACACTCAGTTTGCTCAGCAGACAGGGTTTGAAGTTAGTTATGATAAAATCTTAGCACCTATTGATGATTTTTCATCCTCGGCACAAGCATTCATTAATCAAGGTACAAATGGTTTTAATATTACTGTGCCTTTTAAACTAGACGCGTTTGAATTTGCAAACGAACTCACGTTAAATGCCCAAACAGCAGGTGCGGTTAATACCATCAAAATAGAGCAAGATAAAATCATTGGTGAAAATACCGACGGTATTGGACTGGTCAATGATTTAACTCACAATCTTGGTATTGAATTAGAAGATAAAGTTATCCTAATTTTAGGTGCAGGTGGTGCAACACAAGGTATCTTATTACCTCTTTTAAAACAGCAACCCAATCGTGTTATGATTGCCAATCGAACCCCATCTAAAGCAATTAAATTGGCTAAAGACTTTGCTAAATTTGGCAAGACTTGCGGTTTTGGTCTGGATAAAATTAAACACAACCCTGTTGATATTATTATCAATGCTACCAGTGCATCACTTGATGGGAGAATGCCTGGTATCGCCTCTGGTGTCGCCAATAATGCAATTTGTTACGATTTAATGTATGGCAAACAAACGCCGTTTATGGACTGGGCAACAACCAATCACGGCTCAATGATTAGCGACGGCTTAGGTATGTTGGTTGAACAGGCAGCAACAGCTTTTGAGTTTTGGACAGGTGTAAAACCTAATGCTAAACAAGTTCTAAGTAGTTTAAGGCGCTAG
- a CDS encoding Rne/Rng family ribonuclease translates to MNHILINATHSEEIRVGIVKNKKLTGLNIETSLNKKTKGNIYRGRISRVEQSLEAAFVNYGKEKQGFLPFKEVAETLYNDAKAKGEKLTISDVLKEGQEIIVQIEKEERGNKGAALSTYINLAGAYMILMPNNPKSHGISRQIVASDRQSLKEIIGKIILPDHSSLIIRTAGAGKSFEELQWEVDYLSNLWKSINTASLARSAPFLIYQESDIIIRTLRDHLRSDTDSVIIDELEAFQNAKEFVSFVLPHYLDRIKFFDVSEHSLFNHMGVETQVKSVFNREVSLRTGATIVFDPTEALTAIDINSARATKGADIEETAYNTNLEATKEIALQLQLRDIGGLVVIDFIDMASEEHRVSIEKAMEKATNADRARIQIGTISQFGLLEMSRQRLMNSVSESVEKPCSTCHGRGTTPTIPTLALTILRQLEDGCNAAKQTARLTIQSSVEVITYILNEKRQEVTKLEDKHGIKITLLPNPYMPFPNFTINKQKGDKKSQHKSYQGISKPQHVLAENGLSNQAEIPAINVNRPSTRVPEKQISLFEKIKNALLGKKKKQPNKHRTNPNNRNRNRSRNRNNNQNKQQNNTAKQQKPQQKQNAQTEANKKQD, encoded by the coding sequence ATGAATCATATTTTAATCAATGCAACTCATTCCGAAGAAATCAGAGTAGGTATTGTCAAAAACAAAAAACTAACTGGCCTTAATATAGAAACCAGCCTTAATAAAAAAACTAAAGGCAATATCTACCGTGGTAGAATCTCTCGAGTAGAGCAATCACTAGAGGCAGCATTTGTTAACTACGGCAAAGAAAAACAAGGTTTTTTACCTTTTAAAGAAGTTGCAGAAACGTTATATAATGATGCCAAAGCCAAGGGTGAAAAACTAACCATTTCTGATGTTTTAAAAGAAGGACAAGAAATTATTGTCCAAATTGAAAAAGAAGAGCGTGGCAATAAAGGCGCAGCACTCAGCACTTATATCAACCTTGCTGGTGCTTATATGATTTTAATGCCAAACAATCCGAAAAGTCATGGCATATCAAGACAAATAGTCGCCTCAGACCGACAATCTTTAAAAGAAATTATTGGCAAAATTATTCTACCTGACCATTCAAGTTTAATTATTCGCACTGCAGGTGCTGGCAAAAGCTTTGAGGAGTTGCAATGGGAAGTAGATTATCTTTCTAACTTATGGAAATCAATTAATACAGCGTCTTTAGCACGCAGTGCGCCTTTCTTAATTTACCAAGAAAGTGATATTATTATTCGCACATTACGCGACCATCTTCGCTCTGACACTGATAGTGTTATTATTGACGAATTAGAAGCTTTTCAAAATGCCAAAGAATTTGTCAGCTTTGTGTTGCCACACTACTTAGACCGCATCAAATTTTTTGATGTTTCTGAACACTCTTTATTTAACCATATGGGCGTTGAAACTCAGGTTAAAAGCGTATTTAACCGAGAAGTATCGCTACGAACAGGTGCCACCATTGTCTTTGACCCAACTGAAGCACTTACTGCCATTGATATCAACTCTGCTCGCGCTACCAAAGGTGCTGACATTGAAGAAACTGCTTACAACACCAACCTAGAAGCAACCAAAGAAATCGCCCTACAACTACAATTAAGAGACATTGGTGGATTGGTCGTGATTGATTTTATCGATATGGCTTCTGAAGAGCATAGAGTGTCAATCGAAAAAGCCATGGAAAAAGCCACCAACGCAGATCGAGCGCGCATCCAAATCGGCACCATTTCTCAATTTGGTTTACTTGAAATGTCAAGACAGCGATTAATGAATTCAGTCTCTGAATCGGTTGAAAAACCTTGTTCTACTTGTCATGGTCGTGGCACTACGCCAACCATTCCAACATTAGCATTAACCATTTTAAGACAACTTGAAGACGGTTGTAATGCTGCTAAACAAACAGCACGCTTAACCATTCAATCAAGTGTGGAAGTAATTACTTATATTTTGAATGAAAAACGTCAAGAGGTAACAAAATTAGAAGACAAACATGGCATTAAAATTACCTTACTGCCTAATCCATATATGCCGTTTCCTAATTTCACCATTAATAAGCAAAAAGGGGACAAGAAGTCACAGCATAAAAGCTACCAAGGCATTTCAAAGCCACAACATGTACTGGCTGAGAATGGTCTTTCAAACCAAGCTGAAATTCCCGCTATTAATGTAAATAGACCCAGCACGCGCGTTCCTGAAAAGCAAATTTCATTGTTTGAGAAAATAAAAAATGCTTTGCTTGGGAAGAAGAAAAAACAACCCAACAAACATAGAACAAATCCTAACAATAGGAATCGAAATAGAAGCCGAAATAGAAACAACAATCAAAATAAACAGCAAAATAATACTGCCAAACAGCAAAAACCTCAACAAAAACAAAATGCACAAACTGAGGCGAATAAAAAGCAAGATTAA
- a CDS encoding pteridine reductase, whose translation MKTALVTGGAHRIGAQICHTLHKNNYHVIIHYRNSSQAAQNLANKLNNIRQNSASTLQTELSNSQEVSKLCDTIKSLNLLVNNASVFYPTPISQLNQHDYHSIMDINVMAPLFLSSTLSKKLAQNQGCIVNIVDIHSERPLKNHAIYNISKAAIAMMTKTLAKELAPNVRVCGVSPGSILWPENTAELDQAQKDNMLKKIALKKQGSAQDIADTVLFLANSTYITGQVINVDGGRTLNQ comes from the coding sequence ATGAAAACAGCGTTAGTCACAGGTGGGGCGCATAGAATTGGCGCGCAAATTTGCCATACTTTGCATAAGAATAATTATCATGTGATTATTCATTACAGAAATTCATCTCAAGCTGCTCAAAACTTAGCAAATAAGCTTAACAATATTCGCCAAAATTCTGCCAGTACTTTGCAAACTGAATTATCCAATAGCCAAGAAGTGAGTAAACTTTGCGATACCATCAAGTCGCTTAATCTTTTAGTTAACAATGCATCAGTGTTTTACCCAACACCTATCAGTCAATTAAATCAACATGACTACCACTCCATTATGGATATCAATGTTATGGCACCTTTATTTTTATCCAGTACTTTAAGTAAAAAATTAGCTCAAAACCAAGGTTGCATTGTCAATATTGTGGATATTCACAGCGAGCGCCCTTTAAAAAATCATGCAATTTATAACATTTCTAAGGCAGCCATTGCCATGATGACCAAAACACTGGCTAAAGAATTAGCGCCCAATGTTCGTGTTTGCGGAGTGTCTCCTGGGTCAATTTTGTGGCCAGAAAACACAGCCGAACTTGACCAAGCCCAAAAAGACAACATGCTTAAAAAAATTGCACTTAAAAAACAAGGCAGTGCACAAGATATTGCTGATACTGTTTTATTTTTAGCTAATTCTACCTACATTACTGGGCAAGTTATCAATGTTGATGGTGGTCGCACACTTAATCAATAA
- a CDS encoding class I SAM-dependent methyltransferase, with protein sequence MSLEQIIKNTIIQNAGPISFDEFMDLALYHPTLGYYRSGLEKFGEKGDFITAPETSDLFGFCLSCQCAQVLNGTNDILEFGAGSGILATQILFELGRLNSLPKKYYILELSGELKHRQAQTINKILPELMDRVVWLDELPVDFSGVVIANEVLDAMPAKRVVYKNNQFYELGVDYRGHEFFWKIFDFPYQSDKALLPNNVAEGYKTEINFRATAWIDSLYKVTNEVLVLLIDYGMGRDEYFHPQRLNGTLRCYYQHKASENPFVNIGEQDITTSVNFSDIADQASVSGFKISGYATQALFLISLGIDEYLLEQLDEDKRINLAQQVKQLVLPSAMGESFKVLALSKKLSVKLTGFAEQDLSGKL encoded by the coding sequence GTGAGTCTTGAACAAATTATTAAAAACACTATTATACAAAATGCTGGACCTATAAGTTTCGATGAATTTATGGATTTGGCACTTTATCACCCTACATTGGGCTATTATCGATCGGGTTTGGAAAAATTTGGCGAAAAGGGCGATTTTATTACCGCGCCAGAAACTTCAGATTTGTTTGGGTTTTGCTTATCCTGTCAATGTGCACAGGTGCTAAATGGCACTAACGATATTTTAGAGTTTGGTGCGGGTAGTGGTATTCTTGCTACTCAGATACTTTTCGAACTAGGAAGGTTAAACAGCCTACCCAAGAAGTACTATATTTTAGAGTTAAGTGGCGAGCTTAAACACAGGCAAGCGCAAACCATTAATAAAATACTGCCAGAATTAATGGATAGAGTGGTTTGGCTTGATGAGCTGCCAGTAGATTTTTCTGGTGTGGTAATTGCTAATGAAGTGCTAGATGCCATGCCGGCAAAACGTGTTGTTTATAAAAATAACCAATTTTATGAATTGGGTGTTGATTATCGTGGACATGAATTTTTCTGGAAAATATTTGATTTTCCTTATCAAAGTGATAAAGCACTTTTGCCTAACAATGTAGCTGAAGGTTATAAAACCGAAATCAATTTTCGTGCCACGGCGTGGATTGATTCCTTATACAAGGTTACTAATGAGGTGCTAGTATTGTTGATTGATTATGGCATGGGCAGGGATGAGTATTTTCATCCACAAAGGTTAAACGGTACTTTAAGGTGCTATTACCAACATAAGGCAAGTGAAAATCCGTTTGTAAATATAGGCGAGCAAGACATTACCACATCGGTTAATTTTTCTGATATTGCCGATCAAGCAAGTGTGAGCGGTTTTAAAATTAGTGGCTATGCAACACAGGCGTTGTTTTTGATTTCATTGGGTATTGATGAGTATTTACTTGAACAATTAGATGAAGATAAACGCATCAATTTGGCACAACAAGTTAAACAATTGGTTTTACCCAGTGCAATGGGCGAGAGTTTTAAGGTGCTGGCTTTAAGTAAAAAATTATCGGTAAAATTAACAGGATTTGCTGAACAAGACTTAAGCGGTAAATTGTAA
- a CDS encoding undecaprenyl-diphosphate phosphatase codes for MDILQTIVLALVQGLSEFLPISSSAHLILIPKLTNWTDQGLAFDVVVHMGTLSAVIFYYQAMIKRLSFDFYHSIIKRQSIGQSKLAWGILLGTIPVGLAGVIFKDSIATDFRSVEIIAYATLVFGILLGFASWFNHRNKNLKSTISWVDIGFVGMMQTLALIPGTSRSGITITACMLVGLSRKLSIQFAFLLSIPVISLSLILILIDLYHQAQLVNVSLLAMGFVVSAISAYVTIVFFIKLIDTVGMMPFVIYRLTLGIFLFLFIL; via the coding sequence ATGGATATTCTTCAAACAATCGTTTTGGCATTAGTTCAAGGTTTAAGTGAATTTTTACCCATTTCCTCTTCAGCACATTTAATTTTAATACCAAAATTAACCAATTGGACTGATCAGGGTTTGGCGTTTGATGTGGTGGTGCATATGGGCACTTTAAGTGCGGTGATATTTTATTATCAAGCAATGATTAAGCGTTTGTCTTTTGATTTTTATCACTCAATAATTAAACGCCAAAGTATTGGCCAATCAAAGTTAGCATGGGGCATATTATTAGGCACTATTCCAGTAGGGCTGGCTGGTGTGATATTTAAAGATTCTATTGCAACTGATTTTCGTTCAGTAGAGATTATTGCTTATGCAACACTAGTATTTGGCATTCTTTTAGGCTTTGCTAGTTGGTTTAATCATAGGAATAAAAATCTAAAAAGTACAATTAGTTGGGTAGATATTGGCTTTGTCGGCATGATGCAAACCTTAGCATTAATTCCAGGAACTTCTAGGTCAGGAATAACAATCACGGCTTGTATGCTGGTGGGGCTGTCTAGGAAATTGTCAATACAATTTGCATTTTTATTATCCATTCCTGTCATTAGCCTGTCATTAATACTTATATTGATTGATTTGTACCATCAAGCGCAATTGGTGAATGTTAGTTTATTAGCCATGGGCTTTGTGGTTTCAGCAATTAGTGCTTATGTAACCATTGTTTTTTTTATCAAGTTAATAGACACAGTCGGCATGATGCCATTTGTTATCTATAGATTAACTTTAGGCATATTTTTATTTTTATTCATCTTATGA
- a CDS encoding phosphatase PAP2 family protein, whose translation MSAHSFPGDYAAVLFTWLGYCLFFARNRWRWLVFIIVLVFSMPRLMAGTHWFSDVMVGGISIATMTLAFGLYTPLLNYINKTQCSL comes from the coding sequence ATGTCTGCACATAGCTTTCCAGGAGACTATGCTGCGGTTTTGTTTACTTGGCTTGGGTATTGCTTATTTTTTGCTCGCAACCGATGGCGTTGGCTCGTTTTTATTATTGTTCTGGTTTTTTCCATGCCAAGACTGATGGCCGGCACTCATTGGTTTAGTGACGTTATGGTTGGTGGTATTAGTATTGCCACAATGACTTTAGCGTTTGGGTTATATACGCCGCTACTTAATTATATTAATAAAACACAATGTAGCCTCTAA
- the pepN gene encoding aminopeptidase N, with protein MNKPQPIYRKDYTPSEYLIRTTELEFDLTETQTIVTSKISFYKNPKSSKKTNSLFLDGIDLELISILVDKAKPDYKLVEQGLEINNLADEFILQIKNRIFPEKNTSLNGLYQSSSNFCTQCEAHGFRQITYYLDRPDVLSVFTTHIKADQQKYPVLLSNGNLIEQINGSATWHDPTPKPCYLFALVAGDFALKEDTYTTLSGNEVALRIYVQAHNIHKTQFAMAALKRSFAWEEKRFRLEYDLDIYMIVAVDDFNMGAMENKGLNIFNATYVLASPNTATDKDFIDIEAVIGHEYFHNWTGNRVTCRDWFQLSLKEGLTVFRDQEFTSDLHARSIKRIEDVNALRTLQFAEDMGPMQHPVRPEHYIEMNNFYTLTVYEKGAEIIRMVHAFLGETGFQKGMQLYFQRFDGDAVTIDDFIQSMSDANNFDFSQFMHWYSQSGTPKVSITSEYNQNDKTFNVSISQHSQCDYFFPLKFALLDDTGTELESGVLTVKDKEQVFTFNNIGAEPTPSWLRGFSAPIKLTSDLTFKQKIFLVGHDSDAFNQWDNAQQLWLSLILAPSSIDQDLFLDAIEKILKGTFLEGNRVSLAEDKSLVCEILTLPSEQFLHQQQEIIDVFEIHDKREQVINEIIRRFKPLFSKIYANLNTYQAYELTPEAVGNRALKNICLYYLAISGEFELAFEQFKSANCMSDKMASLKALMVNDNSYKNIALDEFYHEFKNDTQVMDKYFSIQSSAPTADVDNIKTLMQHKLFSFNTPNRLRSVIGGFLQNHANFHNQQGYELLTDIIIKLNQSNPQIGAKFTSVYNHWQRFSPELKALQKQQLEKILAIDDLSNDIFEIIQAALK; from the coding sequence ATGAACAAACCACAACCTATTTATCGTAAAGACTATACACCTAGTGAGTATTTAATTCGCACCACAGAGCTTGAGTTTGATTTAACTGAAACACAAACCATCGTGACTTCTAAGATTAGTTTTTATAAAAATCCGAAGTCTAGTAAAAAAACTAATAGCTTGTTTTTAGATGGTATCGATCTTGAATTGATTTCTATTTTGGTTGATAAGGCTAAGCCTGATTATAAGCTGGTTGAACAAGGGCTTGAGATTAATAACCTTGCTGATGAGTTTATTTTGCAGATTAAAAACCGCATTTTTCCAGAAAAAAACACCAGTCTCAATGGTCTATATCAATCTAGTAGCAATTTTTGTACGCAGTGTGAGGCGCATGGCTTTAGGCAAATTACTTATTATTTAGATAGACCTGATGTGTTAAGTGTGTTTACTACGCACATCAAAGCTGATCAACAAAAATATCCAGTACTGCTCAGTAATGGTAATTTAATCGAGCAAATAAATGGCAGTGCAACTTGGCATGACCCTACGCCAAAGCCTTGTTATTTATTTGCTTTAGTAGCAGGTGATTTTGCACTCAAAGAGGATACTTACACCACATTATCAGGCAATGAAGTGGCATTAAGGATTTATGTTCAAGCGCACAATATTCATAAAACCCAATTTGCTATGGCGGCACTAAAACGTTCATTTGCCTGGGAAGAGAAACGCTTTAGACTTGAATACGATTTAGACATTTATATGATTGTAGCCGTTGATGATTTCAACATGGGTGCGATGGAAAACAAGGGACTAAATATTTTTAATGCCACCTACGTATTAGCCAGTCCAAACACAGCAACGGATAAAGATTTTATTGATATCGAGGCAGTGATTGGTCATGAGTATTTTCATAATTGGACAGGTAATAGAGTCACTTGCAGAGATTGGTTTCAGCTTAGTTTGAAAGAAGGCTTAACGGTTTTTAGAGATCAAGAATTTACCTCAGATTTACACGCACGTTCCATCAAACGCATTGAGGATGTGAACGCTCTGCGCACCTTGCAATTTGCAGAAGACATGGGTCCAATGCAGCATCCAGTCAGACCAGAGCATTATATCGAGATGAATAATTTTTACACCCTTACTGTTTATGAAAAAGGCGCAGAAATTATTCGCATGGTGCATGCATTTCTAGGCGAGACAGGGTTTCAAAAAGGCATGCAATTATATTTTCAAAGGTTTGATGGCGATGCCGTCACTATTGATGATTTTATTCAAAGTATGAGTGATGCTAATAATTTTGATTTTAGTCAATTTATGCATTGGTATTCACAATCTGGCACGCCTAAAGTTAGCATTACTTCTGAGTATAATCAAAATGACAAGACATTTAACGTGTCCATTAGCCAGCATTCGCAATGTGACTATTTTTTCCCACTTAAATTTGCACTGCTTGATGATACTGGCACTGAACTTGAAAGTGGCGTATTAACAGTCAAAGACAAGGAACAAGTATTTACCTTTAACAATATAGGTGCAGAGCCAACACCCTCATGGTTGCGAGGTTTTAGTGCGCCCATTAAATTGACATCTGATTTAACTTTCAAACAAAAAATATTTTTAGTTGGGCATGATTCTGATGCTTTTAATCAGTGGGATAATGCCCAGCAATTATGGTTGTCTTTAATCCTAGCACCCTCAAGCATTGACCAAGATTTGTTTTTAGATGCCATTGAAAAAATTCTAAAAGGCACTTTTCTAGAGGGTAATCGTGTATCGCTTGCAGAAGATAAATCCTTAGTATGTGAAATTTTAACCTTGCCCTCTGAGCAGTTTTTACATCAGCAACAAGAGATTATTGATGTATTTGAAATTCATGACAAGCGTGAACAAGTCATTAATGAGATTATTCGGCGGTTTAAGCCGTTGTTTAGCAAAATTTATGCAAATCTTAACACCTATCAAGCTTATGAGTTAACGCCTGAAGCTGTGGGAAATCGAGCATTAAAAAATATTTGCTTATATTATCTAGCAATCAGTGGTGAATTTGAGTTAGCCTTTGAGCAATTTAAATCAGCCAATTGTATGAGCGATAAAATGGCGAGTTTAAAGGCGTTAATGGTTAATGATAATTCGTATAAAAATATCGCACTTGATGAGTTTTATCATGAATTTAAAAATGATACACAAGTTATGGATAAATATTTCTCCATTCAATCGTCTGCGCCAACAGCCGATGTTGATAATATTAAAACCCTCATGCAACACAAACTATTTTCATTTAACACACCAAACCGTTTGCGCAGTGTGATAGGTGGTTTTTTACAAAACCATGCTAATTTTCACAACCAACAAGGCTATGAGCTTTTAACTGACATTATCATTAAGCTTAATCAATCAAATCCACAAATAGGCGCAAAATTCACCTCAGTTTATAATCATTGGCAACGATTTAGTCCAGAATTAAAAGCCTTACAAAAACAACAATTAGAGAAAATCTTAGCCATTGACGATTTATCCAATGATATTTTTGAAATTATCCAAGCAGCATTAAAGTGA
- a CDS encoding CinA family protein, which translates to MNTLITLLKQKSLTIAVAESCTGGNLSALLTSQSGSSAYFDRGFITYANQAKIDMLGVKPTTLDKFGAVSEQVALEMAHGVIKNSSANISIAIISIAGPTTGGTKNKPVSMVCFGFCFHKKCTTTTQYFDGNRHEVVKQSVAFVVSALEKTTVKQ; encoded by the coding sequence GTGAACACATTAATCACCTTATTAAAACAAAAGTCACTTACCATTGCCGTGGCTGAATCTTGCACAGGTGGCAATTTATCCGCATTACTCACCAGTCAAAGTGGCTCATCAGCCTATTTTGACAGAGGGTTTATCACCTACGCCAATCAAGCCAAAATCGACATGCTAGGTGTTAAGCCCACAACTCTAGACAAATTTGGTGCAGTTAGCGAGCAAGTTGCATTAGAAATGGCGCATGGCGTAATTAAAAACTCATCCGCCAATATTAGCATAGCTATCATTAGTATTGCTGGCCCTACTACTGGCGGCACAAAAAATAAGCCTGTGAGTATGGTTTGTTTCGGTTTTTGTTTTCATAAAAAATGCACAACCACCACACAATACTTTGATGGTAATAGGCATGAGGTGGTTAAGCAGAGTGTTGCGTTTGTAGTTAGTGCTTTAGAAAAAACAACTGTCAAACAATAA
- a CDS encoding ribbon-helix-helix domain-containing protein — protein MHAISDLKKQQVGFRMPTYLLNEVDEVVSKYEINRSEFLNEAAKDYLQAIKKQEVYSRLGEASVIPQKTTILK, from the coding sequence ATGCACGCAATATCAGATCTAAAAAAACAACAAGTTGGATTTAGAATGCCTACTTATTTATTGAATGAGGTTGATGAGGTTGTTAGTAAATATGAAATTAACCGTTCTGAGTTTCTAAACGAAGCCGCCAAAGACTACCTACAAGCAATTAAAAAACAAGAGGTTTATAGCCGTCTTGGCGAGGCATCTGTAATACCCCAAAAAACCACCATTCTAAAGTAG